In the Topomyia yanbarensis strain Yona2022 chromosome 3, ASM3024719v1, whole genome shotgun sequence genome, one interval contains:
- the LOC131687548 gene encoding uncharacterized protein LOC131687548 produces the protein MTFWTDSTIVLHWITSPPSTWKVFVSNRIAEIQRLTKNFQWRHIPTTDNSADRISRGAEPQQLLQGILWWSGPPCLLLSAEDWPDSIFALSPSMIEQQELAPLLRITAYCKRFAFNCRAAKQDRNSGKITLHEYDNALKSLISLSQQTAFSVELQYLRCQDGGKRSLRDAQFKSPIKNLDLMFDSIGLLRIHGRLSELPGSYDSRFPMVLAADHHLSKLIARSIHHQTLHAGPTQLLATIRQRFWPVSGRDLARRTVHHCVTCFRCCPKGRFGKSRGRSVRLFAVKAVVLDIVAGLSAAACVNSLRRFVSRIGRVRVIHCDNSTSFFGAFREVKEMRQQFIEQLKSSHWANECLEKGIEFQFIPPRAPHFGGLWGAAVKAFKHHLYRIMGSSPYHLDDLRTAVAQAEGILNSRPLTPLSNNPEDLSVLTPAHFILEYISLLHQRPAKWRKSPTEFKIGSMIILEKDNTPLQQWPLGRIVAVYPNKDGIVRVVDVRTQAGIRRRATTQVCLLPIEEPQNENHVDSAQPNIEELP, from the exons ATGACGTTTTGGACAGATTCCACCATTGTTCTTCACTGGATAACTTCCCCACCTTCTACATGGAAGGTATTCGTGTCAAACCGCATCGCAGAAATTCAACGGCTTACTAAGAACTTCCAGTGGCGTCACATCCCTACCACAGACAATTCAGCAGATCGAATATCAAGAGGAGCAGAGCCCCAGCAGCTACTGCAGGGTATTCTTTGGTGGAGTGGACCACCTTGCCTGTTACTTTCAGCGGAAGATTGGCCAGATTCAATTTTCGCATTGTCACCATCTATGATTGAGCAGCAA GAACTTGCTCCACTGCTGAGGATTACAGCTTACTGCAAGCGGTTCGCATTTAACTGTAGAGCTGCCAAACAAGATCGTAATTCAGGAAAGATAACGCTACACGAATACGATAATGCTCTAAAATCGCTCATCAGCCTATCGCAACAAACTGCCTTCAGCGTGGAGCTGCAATACTTGCGTTGTCAAGATGGAGGCAAACGTTCACTAAGGGATGCTCAATTTAAGTCTCCCATCAAGAACCTCGATTTGATGTTTGATTCAATTGGTCTACTTCGCATCCATGGACGTCTTTCGGAGCTACCAGGATCCTACGATAGTCGTTTCCCGATGGTCTTAGCGGCTGATCATCATCTCTCAAAATTGATTGCAAGATCGATCCATCATCAAACACTTCATGCCGGACCTACGCAACTACTCGCGACAATCAGGCAGCGCTTCTGGCCAGTTAGTGGCAGGGACCTTGCTCGAAGGACAGTCCACCATTGCGTGACGTGTTTCCGTTGTTGTCCAAAA GGGCGCTTCGGTAAAAGTCGGGGTCGCAGTGTACGTTTGTTCGCCGTAAAAGCCGTGGTGCTAGACATCGTCGCCGGGTTGTCAGCAGCCGCGTGTGTCAATTCGCTTAGACGCTTCGTCAGTCGAATCGGTCGCGTTCGCGTAATACACTGCGATAACAGCACCTCGTTTTTCGGCGCGTTTCGCGAAGTTAAGGAGATGCGACAACAATTCATCGAACAGCTGAAATCCAGTCATTGGGCGAACGAGTGCTTGGAGAAAGGCATTGAATTCCAGTTTATTCCCCCGCGAGCACCGCACTTCGGCGGGCTATGGGGAGCGGCAGTGAAGGCGTTTAAGCACCATCTATACCGCATCATGGGGTCTTCACCGTATCACTTGGACGATCTACGCACAGCCGTCGCTCAGGCCGAGGGCATCTTGAACTCTCGACCCTTAACACCGCTATCCAATAATCCAGAAGATCTATCCGTGCTCACTCCAGCTCACTTTATTCTGG AGTACATCAGCCTTTTGCACCAACGGCCAGCCAAGTGGCGGAAATCTCCTACCGAGTTCAAAATTGGTTCGATGATTATTCTGGAAAAGGACAACACTCCTCTCCAACAATGGCCTCTCGGGCGCATTGTGGCTGTCTATCCGAACAAGGATGGAATCGTGCGGGTTGTAGACGTGCGAACGCAAGCTGGCATTCGTCGTAGAGCCACCACACAGGTTTGCTTGCTGCCCATTGAGGAACCGCAGAACGAAAACCATGTTGATTCCGCGCAGCCGAACATCGAAGAACTACCTTAG
- the LOC131687550 gene encoding uncharacterized protein LOC131687550: MYRMVRVADADQSLQRILWRNSPKESVRIFQLTTVTYGTASAPYLATKCLQRLASDGATSHKAAAKVIEKDFYVDDLLTGTDSLEEGTVLTSELIDLTSSAGFELRKWSSNSFELLSSIPPHLRDDRTILELDSSRSTVKTLGLIWEPGKDCFRFAVPHWSTETVITKRIVLADTARIFDSLGLIGPVIVQAKIFLQELWKLKSNWDDPLPKELQNFWVEYRLNLSALDTLSVPRWTGFRSNLASTEIHGFCDASEVAYGACLYLRSVTVRLITSKSRVAPLEDLTRKKKKQSIPRLELFSALLLSHLYEKLCSSFEPPGKVYFWTDSMIVKCWLSSLPSRWQAFVANRVSEIQHITKKGVWNHIAGADNPADIISRGMTPTQLQYQPLWFEGPLWVCRAHSTWPESAVIQSELDSSLLEEKPSASLPVQTKPQSDIFLLRSSFPDLVRIVAWIRRFAYNALPRNRSSRRLEHLSSTEYNDAVTILVRVAQHESFPEEIAALSKGEPIKSSSKLLSSNPRLVDGILRVGGRLVHAPVSEYRKHPMILHHQHPLAKLVMEHYHRKLFHAGQQLLIASVRERFWPTRIRDLARRTIHRCVQCFRNKPKVHEQLMADLPSVRVTPAAAFLKVGIDFCGPFYIRYPVRRSTPVKSFVCIFVCLATKAVHMEVVADLSTQAFLAAFKRFVAVRGKPQLVMCDNATNFVGANRELEELRLQLYNQQFQHEMIKSSEEEGIDFKFIPPRSPNFGGLWEAAVKSFKGHFRKTIGSRPLTYDELHTIVQLR; the protein is encoded by the coding sequence ATGTACCGTATGGTAAGAGTAGCAGATGCAGATCAATCACTTCAGCGGATCTTGTGGAGAAATTCACCGAAGGAGTCAGTGAGAATTTTCCAGTTGACCACAGTCACATATGGCACCGCTTCCGCGCCGTATCTCGCAACCAAGTGCCTTCAACGTCTTGCAAGTGATGGTGCAACCTCGCATAAAGCAGCAGCGAAGGTCATTGAGAAGGATTTTTACGTCGACGACCTGTTGACGGGCACGGACAGCTTGGAAGAAGGAACTGTTCTCACATCAGAACTCATTGATCTTACGAGTTCGGCAGGGTTTGAGTTGCGCAAGTGGAGTTCCAATAGCTTTGAACTTCTTTCGTCTATTCCACCTCATCTCCGAGACGATCGTACCATACTGGAACTCGATTCGTCCAGATCCACAGTCAAAACGCTAGGGCTAATATGGGAGCCTGGCAAAGACTGTTTTCGATTTGCTGTACCGCACTGGAGCACCGAGACCGTCATCACCAAACGTATAGTACTGGCCGACACAGCTCGCATCTTCGACTCTCTTGGTCTAATCGGTCCAGTCATCGTACAGGCTAAAATTTTCCTCCAAGAACTTTGGAAGCTTAAATCGAATTGGGACGATCCGTTACCAAAAGAGCTTCAGAACTTCTGGGTCGAGTATCGATTGAATCTATCCGCTCTCGACACACTCTCAGTTCCAAGATGGACGGGCTTCAGAAGTAACCTAGCTTCAACGGAAATCCACGGATTTTGTGACGCTTCAGAGGTAGCATACGGCGCATGTTTGTACCTTAGGTCAGTCACTGTTCGGTTGATTACATCCAAATCTCGAGTTGCGCCACTAGAAGATCTCACTCGGAAGAAAAAGAAACAATCCATCCCCAGATTGGAGCTTTTCTCAGCATTACTGCTTAGTCATCTCTATGAAAAGCTATGCAGTAGTTTCGAACCACCCGGCAAGGTATATTTTTGGACAGATTCCATGATAGTGAAGTGCTGGCTATCATCGTTACCTTCCCGGTGGCAAGCATTCGTTGCCAATCGTGTATCAGAGATACAGCATATCACTAAGAAGGGAGTGTGGAACCACATCGCCGGTGCAGACAATCCGGCAGATATCATTTCGCGGGGAATGACACCCACACAACTACAGTATCAACCTCTGTGGTTTGAAGGCCCTCTGTGGGTATGTCGAGCACATTCTACATGGCCAGAGTCAGCAGTTATCCAGTCAGAGCTGGATAGTTCTCTTTTAGAAGAAAAACCATCTGCGTCACTTCCGGTTCAAACAAAGCCTCAAAGTGACATATTTTTGCTGAGATCCTCGTTCCCGGATCTCGTTCGGATAGTAGCATGGATTCGTCGCTTCGCTTACAATGCATTGCCTCGCAACCGCAGTAGCAGGCGTCTAGAACATTTGTCATCGACGGAATACAATGATGCTGTAACGATTTTGGTTCGAGTTGCTCAACACGAGAGCTTTCCTGAAGAAATAGCAGCTTTATCGAAAGGTGAACCAATAAAGTCATCATCTAAATTGCTCTCGTCTAATCCTCGTTTAGTTGATGGTATTCTCCGCGTCGGCGGTCGATTAGTTCATGCACCAGTGTCAGAATATCGTAAGCATCCAATGAttcttcaccatcaacacccACTGGCAAAGCTGGTCATGGAGCATTATCATCGTAAACTGTTTCACGCCGGTCAGCAACTTCTCATAGCTTCGGTCAGAGAAAGGTTCTGGCCAACTCGCATTCGCGATCTAGCACGTAGGACCATCCATCGATGTGTTCAATGTTTTCGCAACAAACCCAAAGTCCACGAGCAGCTAATGGCTGATTTACCATCCGTTCGTGTCACTCCTGCAGCGGCATTCCTGAAAGTTGGAATCGATTTTTGCGGACCGTTCTATATTCGCTATCCAGTTCGTCGGAGTACGCCGGTGAAGTCCTTCGTATGCATTTTCGTTTGCCTAGCGACCAAGGCAGTCCACATGGAAGTCGTAGCAGATCTGTCAACGCAAGCATTTCTGGCGGCATTTAAACGTTTCGTAGCAGTCCGTGGCAAACCGCAACTAGTCATGTGTGACAATGCGACCAATTTCGTTGGGGCAAATCGGGAGCTCGAGGAACTACGGCTGCAACTGTATAACCAGCAGTTTCAGCACGAAATGATCAAGTCATCGGAAGAAGAAGGAATAGATTTCAAATTCATCCCACCGCGCTCTCCGAATTTCGGCGGATTGTGGGAAGCGGCGGTTAAGTCCTTCAAAGGACATTTTCGCAAGACCATAGGAAGCAGACCGTTGACATACGATGAACTACAcaccattgttcaactccgctag
- the LOC131687549 gene encoding uncharacterized protein LOC131687549, producing MPVSGIGQAVVKVRYSVSVQLSSRFGSLEHSLDCLVLPNLTVNLPTRTADISAWNVPKHLPLADPQFNVCNGIDIIVGAELFSMILLEYIIAGKVPTSSPTSVTCLVSTVESLDAQVKKFWEVENFDQGKVYTALEQQCETHFARTHSRNAKGRYVVRLPVRQEMFPLIGETWSTAARRLYAVEKRFRADDSLRSSYVQFMEEYQQLNHMEEVQTRVALPQFFLPHHAISRPDSSTIKTRVVFDGSH from the exons ATGCCAGTTAGTGGCATCGGCCAAGCCGTTGTGAAAGTGCGATATTCAGTGTCAGTGCAATTATCATCTCGTTTCGGATCACTTGAGCACAGTTTGGACTGCCTGGTGCTGCCAAATCTAACCGTCAATCTGCCAACTAGGACGGCAGACATCAGTGCATGGAATGTCCCCAAACACTTGCCATTGGCGGACCCACAATTCAACGTTTGCAATGGCATTGACATCATCGTTGGGGCTGAGCTGTTCTCCATGATCCT CCTGGAATACATCATCGCCGGAAAAGTACCGACCAGTTCACCTACATCTGTTACGTGTCTAGTTTCTACTGTCGAAAGTCTAGACGCTCAAGTTAAGAAATTCTGGGAAGTGGAGAACTTCGATCAAGGTAAGGTTTACACTGCCTTGGAACAGCAGTGTGAAACCCATTTTGCAAGGACGCATAGCCGGAATGCTAAGGGACGCTATGTAGTGCGGCTTCCTGTTCGCCAAGAAATGTTTCCTCTAATTGGCGAAACGTGGTCCACGGCCGCTCGAAGACTCTACGCTGTGGAAAAACGCTTCCGTGCCGACGATTCTCTTCGCTCCAGTTACGTGCAGTTCATGGAAGAATATCAGCAGCTCAATCACATGGAGGAGGTGCAGACTCGCGTCGCGTTGCCCCAGTTTTTCTTGCCCCACCACGCAATCTCTCGTCCCGATTCATCAACCATAAAAACAAGAGTCGTGTTCGATGGATCACACTAA